Proteins encoded by one window of Culicoides brevitarsis isolate CSIRO-B50_1 chromosome 2, AGI_CSIRO_Cbre_v1, whole genome shotgun sequence:
- the LOC134829120 gene encoding arylsulfatase B-like: protein MARNSKISLLINVILVLFCIADRVNGGINNGNNNKAFPHIVFIMADDMGYNDVSYNDPMHQIPTPNIDALGLNGVILNRHYSTHMCSPSRAALMTSEYPIHTGLQHWVIDADEPWGLPLDRKIMPQYFADVGYETYMAGKWHLGFHKSEYTPLARGFDHHFGYWGPYIDYWDKTFVKLDRPYNRGIDWRRDSTIMRNTNETYATYAITDAAVNYIEQHDKRRPMLMVVNHLAPHTGNEDAPMQAPRSEINRYSYVQNEKRRNMTAMCAILDEGVGKIMKALKEQKMLENSIVVFISDNGAPTVGLHSNMGSNYPFRGQKNSGWEGSFRTPAVIYSPLIKKPGRISFDYFHITDWLPTLMSAAGIKLRSSRPLDGIDQWNSISLGLMGKRREMLLNINPVVGWSSFIKNDWKLLRKAPEANDKWLSEANNDTQFRNEASYVQNIVNSDAQKAIGKGLNTFDVVQTLRRNQINCGVPRKFGKGFKECDFSKTKQCLFNIISDPCERYDVSSMYPHILKQMEAALKVYEDQVVPSLYQPTDPKCNPAYFNNTWVSWNDPPSVRNSFLVTMGKEIY, encoded by the exons ATGGCTCGCAACAGTAAAATATCGCTGCTAATAAATGTgatattagttttattttgtatcgCTGATCGAGTGAATGGCGGAATAAATAatggaaataataataaagcttTTCCGCATATTGTGTTTATTATGGCGGATGATATG GGCTACAACGACGTAAGTTACAACGATCCCATGCATCAAATCCCAACTCCCAACATCGACGCCCTTGGCTTAAACGGAGTCATCCTCAATCGTCATTACTCAACTCACATGTGCAGTCCAAGCAGAGCTGCTCTCATGACGAGCGAATATCCGATCCACACGGGATTGCAACATTGGGTAATTGATGCCGACGAGCCATGGGGACTGCCTTTGGATCGAAAAATTATGCCGCAATATTTCGCCGACGTTGGCTACGAAACTTATATGGCGGGAAAATGGCATCTTGGCTTCCATAAGTCGGAATATACGCCGCTGGCACGTGGTTTTGATCATCATTTTGGATATTGGGGCCCGTATATCGATTATTGGGACAAAACTTTTGTCAAGCTGGATCGTCCTTATAATCGGGGAATAGATTGGAGACGAGATTCGACAATAATGCGGAATACAAATGAAACTTATGCCACGTATGCGATAACGGATGCTGCTGTGAATTATATTGAACAACATGACAAGCGGAGACCCATGTTGATGGTTGTCAATCATTTGGCGCCTCATACGGGAAATGAAGATG CCCCCATGCAAGCCCCAAGATCCGAAATCAATCGCTACAGCTACGTACAAAACGAAAAACGGCGAAATATGACCGCCATGTGCGCCATCTTGGATGAAGGCGTCGGTAAGATCATGAAAGCcttaaaagagcaaaaaatgctCGAAAACTCAATTGTTGTCTTCATTTCTGACAATGGAGCGCCTACAGTCGGGCTTCATTCCAACATGGGATCAAATTATCCATTCAGAGGA caaaagaACTCTGGATGGGAAGGATCTTTCAGAACTCCCGCTGTAATTTACAgtcctttaattaaaaaaccggGAAGAATTTCCTTCGACTATTTTCACATCACAGATTGGCTTCCAACCCTGATGAGTGCAGCAGGCATCAAATTACGCTCGTCACGCCCTCTAGATGGAATTGATCAATGGAATTCGATCAGTCTTGGTTTAATGGGAAAGCGACGTGAGATGCTTTTGAACATCAATCCAGTTGTTGGTTGGAGtagttttatcaaaaacgaTTGGAAACTTCTTCGAAAAGCGCCGGAAGCGAACGATAAATGGCTCAGTGAGGCAAATAACGATACGCAATTCAGAAATGAAGCGAGTTATGTGCAAAATATCGTCAATAGTGACGCTCAAAAAGCCATCGGAAAAGGTCTCAACACTTTCGACGTCGTTCAAACTCTTCGCAGGAATCAAATTAATTGCGGAGTGCCGAGGAAATTCGGAAAAGGCTTCAAAGAATGTGATTTCAGTAAAACGAAACAATGTCTCTTCAACATAATTTCAGATCCGTGTGAGAGATATGACGTTTCCAGCATGTATCCgcacattttgaaacaaatggAAGCTGCGTTAAAAGTTTATGAGGATCAAGTTGTTCCGAGTTTGTATCAACCGACAGATCCCAAGTGCAATCCTGCTTATTTCAATAATACGTGGGTTAGTTGGAATGATCCGCCGAGTGTCAGAAACAGCTTTTTGGTGACTATGGgaaaggaaatttattaa
- the LOC134829121 gene encoding arylsulfatase B-like, whose translation MPLRRSGLFLSIFFVFVTCQVQQPPHVVIIVADDLGWNDVSYHDPVHQIPTPNIDALGLNGVILNRHYSQQMCTPSRAALMTGKYPIKTGMQHFVIVQDEPWGLPLNEKILPEFFKDGGYETYMVGKWHLGFHKKEFTPLERGFDHHYGYWGSNIDYWTKFKALRNITPGLDFRNGADLEWNDDQYATESFTNVVKKYIREHDKTKPMLMVMNHLAPHSANPKDPLQAPEDEINKFSFISDINRRKHAAMVSLLDKSIGEVITELKKFEMLQNSVIVFMSDNGAPTTPPIELNPGSNYPLRGTKNTPWEAGVRVPAMIWSPLLQTKAKINNNLFHISDWLPTLLTAANISYNQSTLDGVNHWMELTQSPEIPSRNELLVNIDPIDDWSAVIKDNFKLVYKRNRDEMDNWLSSANVETALDDDLYSELVQKSEVFKALESQLTKEEILSLVKSTQVQCSSNEQKSCNFSDNFCLFNIQDDPCEFHDLGEKYPDQLKDLKKTLNEYKKLMVKPLNEEGDERRFFTPIVEHYYLRLFAKKKTYECGMKGRPQ comes from the exons ATGCCGCTACGGAGATCaggtttatttttgtcaatatttttcgtttttgtaaCGTGCCAAGTTCAACAACCGCCTCACGTTGTGATTATCGTAGCAGATGATTTG GGTTGGAATGACGTGAGTTACCATGATCCCGTTCATCAAATCCCAACTCCGAACATTGATGCGCTCGGCTTAAACGGAGTCATCCTGAATCGTCATTATTCGCAACAAATGTGCACTCCAAGTCGAGCTGCCCTCATGACGGGCAAATATCCCATCAAAACTGGCATGCAGCATTTCGTCATAGTTCAAGATGAGCCATGGGGACTTCCGTTAAACGAGAAAATCTTGCCGGAGTTCTTCAAAGATGGCGGATACGAAACTTATATGGTTGGAAAATGGCATCTTGGGTTCCATAAGAAGGAATTTACGCCGCTTGAACGTGGATTTGATCATCATTATGGGTATTGGGGATCAAATATCGATTATTGGACCAAATTTAAAGCGTTAAGAAATATCACGCCGGGACTCGATTTTAGAAATGGAGCTGATTTGGAATGGAATGATGATCAATATGCAACGGAGTCATTCACAAATGTCGTGAAAAAGTATATTCGAGAACATGATAAGACGAAACCGATGCTCATGGTAATGAATCATTTGGCGCCTCATTCGGCAAATCCGAAAG ATCCTCTTCAAGCTCCTGAAGatgaaataaacaaattcaGCTTCATATCTGACATAAACAGAAGAAAACATGCAGCTATGGTATCTCTTCTCGACAAAAGCATCGGAGAAGTCATCACAGaactcaaaaaattcgaaatgttacaaaattcAGTGATCGTTTTCATGTCTGATAATGGAGCGCCGACAACGCCCCCTATCGAACTAAATCCAGGTTCTAATTATCCATTAAGaggg acCAAAAACACTCCATGGGAAGCCGGCGTTCGAGTCCCTGCGATGATTTGGAGTCCTTTGCTACAaaccaaagcaaaaattaacaataatttattccaTATTTCTGATTGGTTGCCAACTTTACTCACAGCTGCTAACATTTCGTATAACCAAAGTACGTTAGATGGAGTAAATCATTGGATGGAATTAACTCAAAGTCCTGAAATTCCTTCACGAAATGAACTTCTTGTTAATATTGATCCCATTGATGATTGGAGCGCTGTTATCAAAGATAATTTCAAGTTAGTTTACAAACGAAACAGAGATGAAATGGACAATTGGCTCAGCTCAGCGAACGTTGAAACAGCTCTCGATGACGACTTGTACAGcgaattagttcaaaaaagtGAAGTTTTTAAAGCTCTTGAAAGTCAATTGactaaagaagaaattttaagccTTGTTAAGTCGACACAAGTTCAATGTTCatcaaatgaacaaaaatcctGCAATTTCAGCgacaatttttgtctttttaacaTTCAAGACGATCCATGCGAATTTCACGACCTTGGCGAAAAATATCCAGATCAGCTAAAAGATCTAAAGAAAACCTTGAACGAATACAAAAAACTCATGGTGAAACCCTTGAATGAAGAAGGCGACGAAAGAA GATTTTTCACGC CAATTGTCGAGCACTATTACTTGCGATTGTTTGCGAAAAAGAAAACTTACGAGTGCGGCATGAAAGGAAGACCACAATAg